In Verrucomicrobiia bacterium, the sequence TTGTCCGCCCTCCTGGGGGCAGTATTCATAAAGAGGAAAGCGCAGGGCGCACCCGTTAAGGCAAACCAACCCAGAATGGGCAGGAGTATCTTTCCTGTATCAACTAGACCCACCAAGGAAGTTACGAGCCACTGACCAAACGGGGCCTCACTTACTGCCCGCCAAGCTGCGCGAAGGCGGAGTGGGATCTTTTCATACTCGTAAAGCGCATAGGCCAGTGACCCGCCCATAAGCATGCCGACCCACCAGTAGAGTGGCCCAAACTCCAAGGCAAGAAATGTGCCGATGATTGCACTAAATGTGCAGGTAAGAAAAATTTTCAAAGAACGGTTCTGCATAATTCCTCCACAGGAAAAGTTGTGGTGACGATATCCTTACTGATACAAGTTGTCAATTAGCTACTTTCTATACAACAAAAAAACCGGCATTTCTGCCGGTTTCTTTTCAGTAGCTAAACTACTTCACAAGAGACTTGAGGGCCTTACCCGCGCGGAAACGTGGAAGGCGCATCTCAGGGATCTCAATATGCTCGTTTGTATGTGGGTTCACACCACGACGAGCCTGGCGCATACCGACATCGAAAGAACCGAAACCAGTGATAGTGACCTT encodes:
- a CDS encoding HU family DNA-binding protein, which codes for MTGFGSFDVGMRQARRGVNPHTNEHIEIPEMRLPRFRAGKALKSLVK